Below is a genomic region from Candidatus Schekmanbacteria bacterium.
AACACCTTTTCTCTTAATTATTTTGCACTTATCACAAATCTTTTTGACAGATGCTCTAACTTTCATCTTTCGTCCGCTCCTTCTTTTTATGCCTATAAATAATTCTACCCCTTGAAAGGTCATAAGGCGACAACTGCACTGTAACCTTATCACCGGGCAATATCTTTATAAAATTCATTCTCATTTTACCTGATACATGAGCAAGTATCTTATGGCCATTATCAAGTTCAGCCCTAAACATTGCATTCGGCAATGTTTCCACAATGGTTGCTACCACCTCTATGGGCTCTTCTTTAGGCATAACTTACTCTCTACAATCAAACCTCTACTATTTTGTTAATATTTTGGCTCTCCCGTTACTAATAGCAATTGTATGTTCAAAATGGGCAGATAGTTTACCATCTTTTGTCACAGCTGTCCAGCCATCGTTTAATATTTTTACATCATAACTCCCTTCATTTACCATTGGCTCTATAGCAAGTACCATCCCATTT
It encodes:
- a CDS encoding translation initiation factor IF-1, which gives rise to MPKEEPIEVVATIVETLPNAMFRAELDNGHKILAHVSGKMRMNFIKILPGDKVTVQLSPYDLSRGRIIYRHKKKERTKDES
- a CDS encoding 50S ribosomal protein L36 gives rise to the protein MKVRASVKKICDKCKIIKRKGVVRVICVNPKHKQRQG